The Rhodopseudomonas palustris genome window below encodes:
- the cmk gene encoding (d)CMP kinase, with product MIIAIDGPAASGKGTLGKRLAAHYGFRHLDTGVIYRAVAKVLLDGSADLSDEAQAIAAARELDPGIFGDPALKSQTVGDAASVISAYAKVREVLVGFQRQFAAEPPGAVLDGRDIGTVICPDADVKIFVVADPEVRARRRTLEAQARGEPADEAVILADILKRDERDRNRSAAPLKQAPDAVLLDNSNLDIEGGVRAAIAIVEAVRAGRRRV from the coding sequence ATGATCATCGCCATCGACGGACCGGCCGCCTCCGGCAAGGGCACGCTCGGCAAGCGGCTCGCCGCTCACTACGGGTTCCGGCACCTTGATACCGGCGTTATCTACCGTGCCGTCGCCAAGGTGCTGCTCGACGGCAGCGCCGACCTGAGCGACGAGGCCCAGGCCATCGCGGCCGCGCGCGAGCTCGATCCGGGCATCTTCGGCGACCCGGCGCTGAAGAGCCAGACCGTCGGCGACGCCGCCTCGGTGATTTCCGCCTATGCGAAGGTCCGCGAGGTGCTGGTCGGCTTCCAGCGGCAATTCGCCGCCGAACCGCCGGGCGCGGTGCTCGACGGCCGCGACATCGGAACCGTGATCTGCCCGGACGCCGACGTGAAGATCTTCGTCGTCGCCGATCCGGAGGTGCGCGCCCGCCGCCGGACGCTCGAGGCGCAGGCCCGCGGGGAGCCCGCCGATGAGGCGGTGATTCTCGCCGACATCCTCAAGCGCGACGAGCGCGACCGAAACCGCAGCGCCGCCCCCTTGAAACAAGCGCCAGATGCAGTCTTGCTCGATAATTCCAATTTGGATATAGAAGGCGGCGTCCGGGCCGCCATCGCTATTGTCGAGGCCGTTCGAGCGGGCCGGCGTCGGGTCTGA
- the rpsA gene encoding 30S ribosomal protein S1: MASTDTYNPTRDDFAAMLDESFAGGNLQESSVIKGIVVAIEKDMAVIDVGLKTEGRVALREFAGPGRESELKVGDTVEVFLDRIENALGEAVLSRDKARREESWGKLEKAFQGNEKVFGVIFNQVKGGFTVDLDGAVAFLPRSQVDIRPIRDVAPLMNNSQPFQILKMDRRRGNIVVSRRTVLEETRAEQRQELVQNLEEGQVIDGVVKNITDYGAFVDLGGIDGLLHVTDIAWRRVNHPTEVLTIGQTVKVKIIKINHETHRISLGMKQLLDDPWQGIEAKYPLNARFTGRVTNITDYGAFVELEPGIEGLIHVSEMSWTKKNMHPGKIVSTSQEVEVQVLEVDSVKRRISLGLKQTMRNPWEVFVEKYPVGSTVEGEVKNKTEFGLFLGLDGDVDGMVHLSDLDWKQPGEQVIDNFKKGDMVKAIVLDVDVEKERISLGVKQLEGDPFAEPGDVKKGAIVTCEVLEVKESGIDVQIVGTDFATFIKRSELARDRNDQRSDRFAVGEKVDARVIQFDKKARKVQVSIKALEVAEEKEAIAQYGSSDSGATLGDILGTALKQRDK, translated from the coding sequence ATGGCTTCGACCGATACTTACAACCCGACCCGCGACGATTTCGCCGCGATGCTCGACGAGTCCTTCGCCGGCGGCAATCTGCAGGAAAGCTCCGTCATCAAGGGCATCGTCGTCGCGATCGAAAAGGACATGGCCGTCATCGACGTCGGCCTGAAGACCGAAGGCCGCGTGGCGCTGCGCGAATTCGCAGGACCCGGCCGTGAAAGCGAATTGAAGGTCGGCGACACCGTCGAAGTGTTCCTCGACCGGATCGAGAACGCCCTCGGCGAAGCCGTGCTGTCGCGCGACAAGGCGCGCCGCGAAGAGAGCTGGGGCAAGCTCGAGAAGGCCTTCCAGGGCAACGAGAAGGTGTTCGGCGTCATCTTCAACCAGGTCAAGGGCGGCTTCACGGTCGACCTCGACGGCGCCGTGGCGTTCCTGCCGCGCTCGCAGGTCGACATCCGCCCGATCCGCGACGTCGCGCCGCTGATGAACAACTCGCAGCCGTTCCAGATCCTCAAGATGGACCGCCGCCGCGGCAACATCGTGGTGTCGCGCCGCACGGTTCTCGAAGAGACCCGCGCCGAGCAGCGCCAGGAGCTGGTGCAGAACCTCGAAGAGGGCCAGGTGATCGACGGCGTGGTCAAGAACATCACCGATTACGGTGCGTTCGTGGACCTCGGCGGCATCGACGGCCTGCTGCACGTGACCGACATCGCATGGCGTCGCGTCAACCACCCGACCGAAGTGCTGACGATCGGCCAGACCGTCAAGGTCAAGATCATCAAGATCAACCACGAGACCCACCGCATCTCGCTCGGCATGAAGCAACTGCTGGACGATCCGTGGCAGGGCATCGAGGCGAAGTACCCGCTGAACGCGCGCTTCACCGGCCGCGTCACCAACATCACCGACTACGGCGCGTTCGTCGAGCTCGAGCCGGGTATCGAAGGCCTGATCCACGTCTCCGAGATGTCGTGGACCAAAAAGAACATGCACCCCGGCAAGATCGTTTCGACTTCGCAGGAAGTCGAAGTGCAGGTGCTCGAGGTGGATTCGGTCAAGCGCCGGATTTCGCTCGGCCTCAAGCAGACGATGCGCAACCCGTGGGAAGTGTTCGTCGAGAAGTATCCGGTCGGCTCGACCGTCGAAGGCGAAGTCAAGAACAAGACCGAGTTCGGGTTGTTCTTGGGCCTCGACGGCGACGTCGACGGCATGGTGCATCTCTCCGACCTCGACTGGAAGCAGCCGGGCGAGCAGGTGATCGACAACTTCAAGAAGGGCGACATGGTCAAGGCCATCGTCCTCGACGTCGATGTCGAGAAGGAGCGCATCTCGCTCGGCGTCAAGCAGCTCGAAGGCGACCCCTTCGCCGAGCCGGGCGACGTCAAGAAGGGCGCGATCGTGACCTGCGAAGTGCTGGAAGTGAAGGAATCGGGCATCGACGTGCAGATCGTCGGCACCGACTTCGCCACCTTCATCAAGCGCTCGGAACTGGCGCGCGACCGCAACGATCAGCGCAGCGACCGCTTCGCGGTCGGTGAGAAGGTCGACGCCCGCGTGATCCAGTTCGACAAGAAGGCCCGCAAGGTCCAGGTGTCGATCAAGGCGCTGGAAGTCGCGGAAGAGAAGGAAGCCATCGCGCAGTACGGCTCGTCCGATTCGGGCGCGACGCTGGGCGACATTCTCGGCACCGCGCTCAAGCAGCGCGACAAGTAA
- a CDS encoding GIY-YIG nuclease family protein, translating to MWYVYIIRSLSHRDQVYTGATADLKMRIKDHNTGRSPHTSKFMPWELCWYGAFPDKFQALEFEHYLKSHSGRAFANKRLCPPPPAKLQ from the coding sequence ATGTGGTACGTCTACATCATCCGCAGCCTCAGCCATCGCGATCAGGTTTACACGGGGGCGACAGCCGATCTAAAAATGCGGATCAAGGATCACAATACCGGAAGGTCGCCGCACACCTCGAAGTTCATGCCTTGGGAACTGTGTTGGTACGGCGCCTTCCCGGACAAATTCCAGGCGCTGGAGTTCGAACACTATCTGAAGTCCCATTCCGGCAGAGCATTCGCCAACAAGCGGCTCTGTCCTCCGCCTCCCGCAAAGCTTCAATAA
- a CDS encoding LapA family protein — MQKFLTAVVLIPLGLIFIVFAVANRHLVTVSFDPLDVSDPIGTVQMPLFVLIIGVAILGVIAGGIATWFRQRHWRRAARRHQAEAIEARAELANLRASIVSPAQSEPKRLLLEQGSATGRRDKAGAAL, encoded by the coding sequence ATGCAGAAATTTCTGACAGCCGTGGTGCTGATTCCGCTCGGACTGATTTTCATCGTCTTCGCGGTCGCCAACCGCCATCTCGTCACGGTGTCGTTCGATCCGCTGGATGTCAGCGATCCGATCGGCACCGTGCAGATGCCGTTGTTCGTGCTGATCATCGGCGTCGCGATCCTCGGCGTGATCGCCGGCGGCATCGCTACCTGGTTCCGGCAGCGGCATTGGCGACGCGCGGCACGGCGGCATCAGGCCGAGGCGATCGAGGCCAGGGCGGAGCTGGCGAATTTGCGCGCCAGCATCGTCAGCCCGGCGCAGAGCGAACCGAAGCGGCTGCTGCTGGAACAGGGTTCCGCGACCGGCAGGCGCGACAAGGCCGGCGCGGCGCTGTAG
- a CDS encoding integration host factor subunit beta, which translates to MIKSELVQRIAEHNPHLYQRDVENIVNAILDEIVDALARGDRVELRGFGAFSVKHRPARAGRNPRTGAHVPVDQKSVPFFKTGKEMRERLNRETGNTDTGA; encoded by the coding sequence ATGATCAAATCCGAACTCGTTCAGCGTATCGCCGAGCATAACCCGCACCTCTACCAGCGGGACGTCGAGAATATCGTCAACGCGATCCTCGACGAGATCGTCGATGCGCTGGCGCGTGGCGATCGGGTGGAGCTGCGCGGCTTCGGCGCGTTTTCGGTGAAGCACCGGCCCGCGCGTGCCGGCCGCAATCCGCGCACCGGCGCGCATGTTCCGGTCGACCAGAAGAGCGTGCCGTTTTTCAAGACCGGCAAGGAAATGCGCGAACGGCTGAACCGCGAGACCGGAAATACCGATACCGGCGCGTGA
- the aroA gene encoding 3-phosphoshikimate 1-carboxyvinyltransferase, producing the protein MSHSDHTSPLEARKSAALSGTARVPGDKSISHRALILGALAVGETRISGLLEGEDVLNTAKAMRALGARVERTGDCAWSVHGVGVAGFAEPAAPLDFGNSGTGCRLAMGAVAGSPITATFDGDASLRSRPMRRIVDPLEQMGARVTQSAEGGRLPLTLAGARDPLPITYRTPVPSAQIKSAVLLAGLSAPGVTTVIEAEASRDHTELMLQHFGATVVTEPEGAHGRKIALTGQPELRGAPVVVPADPSSAAFPMVAALIVPGSDVVLTEVMTNPLRTGLITTLREMGGAIEQSETRGDSGEPMAQFRIRGSQLRGVEVPPERAPSMIDEYLVLAVAAAFAEGTTIMRGLHELRVKESDRLEATADMLRVNGVKVEILGDDLIVEGRGQVPGGGLVATHMDHRIAMSALVMGLAADKAVKVDDTAFIATSFPDFVPMMRRLGGEFG; encoded by the coding sequence TTGAGCCATTCCGACCACACCTCGCCGCTCGAGGCGCGCAAAAGCGCGGCGCTGAGCGGGACCGCCCGCGTCCCCGGCGACAAGTCGATTTCCCACCGCGCGCTGATTCTCGGCGCGCTCGCGGTCGGCGAGACCCGGATTTCCGGCCTGCTGGAAGGCGAGGACGTTCTCAATACCGCCAAGGCGATGCGGGCGCTGGGAGCGCGGGTCGAGCGCACCGGCGATTGCGCCTGGAGCGTCCATGGCGTCGGCGTCGCCGGCTTCGCGGAGCCCGCCGCGCCGCTCGATTTCGGCAATTCCGGCACCGGCTGCCGGCTGGCGATGGGCGCGGTGGCGGGCTCGCCGATCACCGCCACCTTCGACGGCGACGCCTCGCTGCGCTCGCGGCCGATGCGCCGGATCGTCGATCCGCTGGAGCAGATGGGCGCGCGGGTGACGCAGAGCGCCGAGGGCGGCCGGCTGCCGCTGACGCTGGCCGGCGCGCGCGATCCGCTGCCGATCACCTACCGTACCCCGGTGCCGTCGGCGCAGATCAAGTCTGCGGTGCTGCTGGCCGGTCTGTCGGCGCCGGGCGTCACCACCGTGATCGAGGCCGAGGCCAGCCGCGACCATACCGAGCTGATGCTGCAGCATTTCGGCGCCACGGTGGTGACCGAGCCGGAGGGCGCCCACGGCCGGAAGATTGCGCTGACCGGCCAGCCCGAGCTGCGCGGCGCCCCGGTGGTGGTGCCGGCCGACCCGTCCTCGGCGGCGTTCCCGATGGTCGCGGCGCTGATCGTGCCGGGTTCGGACGTGGTGCTGACCGAGGTGATGACCAATCCACTGCGCACCGGGCTGATCACCACGCTGCGGGAGATGGGCGGCGCGATCGAGCAGAGCGAGACCCGCGGCGACAGCGGCGAGCCGATGGCGCAATTTCGGATTCGCGGTTCGCAATTGCGCGGCGTCGAGGTGCCGCCGGAGCGCGCGCCGTCGATGATCGACGAATATCTGGTGCTGGCGGTCGCGGCCGCCTTCGCCGAGGGCACCACGATCATGCGCGGCCTGCACGAGCTGCGGGTCAAGGAAAGCGACCGGCTGGAGGCGACCGCCGACATGCTGCGGGTCAACGGCGTCAAAGTCGAGATTTTGGGCGACGATCTGATCGTCGAAGGCCGCGGCCAAGTGCCGGGCGGCGGGCTGGTGGCGACCCACATGGATCACCGCATCGCGATGTCGGCGCTGGTGATGGGGCTCGCGGCCGACAAGGCCGTGAAGGTCGACGACACCGCCTTCATCGCCACCAGCTTCCCGGACTTCGTCCCGATGATGCGGCGGCTCGGCGGCGAATTCGGCTGA
- a CDS encoding TIGR02300 family protein translates to MAKSDLGTKRICPVTGKKFYDLNKTPVISPYTGEVVPIAPVVASRSRADSRAAAAPAAAEAPEAMEAEELVSLEEADAEEKTGKVKAVVPESEDDIEIDESIEDDDDSTFIADEEEGDEDVTDIIGDVSGDEET, encoded by the coding sequence GTGGCGAAATCCGATCTCGGAACCAAACGTATTTGCCCGGTGACAGGCAAAAAGTTCTACGATCTGAACAAGACTCCGGTGATCTCGCCCTATACCGGCGAAGTCGTGCCGATCGCGCCGGTGGTGGCGTCGCGCAGCCGGGCCGATTCCCGCGCTGCCGCAGCTCCCGCCGCCGCCGAGGCGCCCGAGGCGATGGAGGCCGAAGAGCTGGTGTCGCTCGAGGAGGCCGATGCCGAGGAGAAGACCGGCAAGGTCAAGGCCGTCGTTCCGGAGTCCGAGGACGACATCGAGATCGACGAATCGATCGAGGACGACGACGATTCGACCTTCATTGCCGACGAAGAAGAAGGCGATGAAGACGTCACCGACATCATTGGTGACGTTTCCGGCGATGAGGAGACTTGA
- a CDS encoding lysophospholipid acyltransferase family protein, translated as MATPAFVKRILRSDAFQWAAVIPAAAYLQVVIWTGRFDRAAFPIAEPYILAMWHGRLNTLPMLRNGGKPLIALISGHRDGQIISKAGALYGIQTAVGSSSKGGMRAAREMLRLARDGHSLFVTPDGPRGPRMHINNDGILDLARLTGLPILPAAVSLQRGKLLQSWDRLLLPGLFSKVAIRFGEPVIVDAAADRAEIRARLSASLTAAQQETDRLVGRVPVEPA; from the coding sequence ATGGCCACTCCTGCTTTCGTCAAACGCATCCTGAGGAGCGACGCATTCCAATGGGCGGCGGTGATTCCGGCCGCGGCCTATTTGCAGGTCGTGATCTGGACCGGCCGGTTCGACCGTGCGGCGTTTCCGATTGCGGAGCCATATATTCTGGCGATGTGGCATGGCCGGCTGAACACGCTGCCGATGCTGCGCAATGGCGGCAAACCGCTGATCGCGCTGATCAGCGGTCATCGCGACGGCCAGATCATCAGCAAAGCCGGCGCTCTGTACGGGATCCAGACCGCGGTCGGGTCGAGCTCCAAGGGCGGCATGCGGGCCGCGCGCGAGATGCTGCGGCTGGCGCGCGACGGCCACAGCCTGTTCGTGACGCCCGACGGCCCGCGCGGTCCGCGCATGCACATCAACAATGACGGCATTCTCGACCTCGCCCGGCTCACCGGCCTGCCGATCCTGCCGGCCGCCGTCAGCCTGCAGCGCGGCAAGCTGCTGCAGAGCTGGGACCGGCTGCTGCTGCCCGGCCTGTTCTCGAAGGTCGCGATCCGGTTCGGCGAACCAGTGATCGTCGATGCGGCCGCCGATCGCGCCGAGATCCGGGCGCGGCTGTCGGCCTCGCTCACCGCCGCGCAGCAGGAGACCGACCGGCTGGTCGGCCGCGTGCCGGTCGAGCCGGCCTGA
- the sppA gene encoding signal peptide peptidase SppA has protein sequence MSLDSDVIVDRRRIRRKLTFWRVAAVLVAIGAVIAVGAMVSPAGTALTTSGSIARIKIDGLIRSNSERVEALERLAKSNSAAVIVHINSPGGTTAGSEELYTALMRLKAKKPMVVVVEGLAASGGYIAAIASDHIIAQQSSLVGSIGVLFQYPNVSELMKTVGVKVEEVKSSPLKAAPNGFEPTSPEARAALESLVRDSYAWFRDLVKQRRAMDDNQLGIVADGRVFTGRQAVGLKLIDQLGDEKTAVAWLETEKKVKSGLPVRDFKLAPQFGDLTFLRAAASVTLDALGLGPIARQIEQSGAMHLGLDGMLALWVPGSSR, from the coding sequence ATGTCGCTTGATTCCGATGTGATCGTCGATCGCCGCCGCATTCGCCGCAAGTTGACGTTCTGGCGGGTCGCTGCGGTGCTGGTCGCGATCGGCGCAGTGATCGCGGTCGGCGCGATGGTGTCGCCGGCGGGCACCGCGCTCACGACCTCGGGCTCGATCGCGCGGATCAAGATCGACGGCCTGATCCGCAGCAACTCCGAACGGGTCGAGGCGCTGGAGCGGCTGGCGAAATCGAACAGCGCCGCGGTGATCGTCCACATCAATTCGCCGGGCGGCACCACCGCCGGCTCGGAAGAACTCTACACCGCGCTGATGCGGCTCAAGGCCAAGAAGCCGATGGTGGTGGTGGTCGAGGGCCTGGCCGCATCGGGCGGCTACATCGCCGCCATCGCCTCCGATCACATCATCGCGCAGCAGAGTTCGCTGGTCGGCTCGATCGGCGTGCTGTTCCAATATCCGAACGTCTCCGAACTGATGAAGACGGTCGGCGTCAAGGTCGAGGAGGTGAAGTCGTCACCGCTGAAGGCGGCACCGAACGGCTTCGAGCCGACCAGCCCCGAGGCGCGCGCCGCGCTGGAATCGCTGGTGCGGGATTCCTACGCGTGGTTTCGCGATCTGGTGAAGCAGCGCCGCGCCATGGACGACAATCAGCTCGGCATCGTCGCCGACGGCCGCGTCTTCACCGGCCGGCAGGCGGTCGGACTGAAACTGATCGATCAGCTCGGCGACGAGAAGACCGCGGTGGCGTGGCTGGAAACCGAGAAGAAGGTCAAGAGCGGCCTGCCGGTGCGCGACTTCAAGCTGGCGCCGCAGTTCGGCGACCTGACGTTCCTGCGGGCCGCGGCGTCGGTCACGCTCGATGCGCTCGGCCTCGGCCCGATCGCGCGACAGATCGAGCAGTCCGGCGCGATGCATCTCGGCCTCGACGGCATGCTCGCCTTGTGGGTGCCGGGTAGCAGCCGCTGA